Genomic window (Psilocybe cubensis strain MGC-MH-2018 chromosome 1, whole genome shotgun sequence):
TTTTCTATGTTGTTTGTTGTCATAATTACTATAATTATTCTACGTACCCGTCTGCCCGTCTTTTTATGCTATAGTACTATCTTGATCTCCTTACGAGCCTTTGGGCTGGTGCAAATGAATAGACGTGTTCTTGACTCTTTTTATGCTTGAACTTTGTTTGACAAGTTGAGGTGTACATGTAGTTACTTTATGGAAGCGAAATGCATGTCTTGTCCTGTCTACTTGTATAGACTTCGAAGAACCCTGTCCGATTTCAAGCTACAATCCTCTTTTACTTATGATCAATTCCTTAACTGGCTTGCGTGGCTGTGCTGTTAAGGGTAACGACAAGCAAAGACAAACACCGTCGCGGTTTGGGGAAAAATATGCGCCGCGGTCACTGTCGGGTTTCTTTCAACCTTTAAAGAGACATGTTTGCGCTGCGCTGTCGGAGCGGTGTTGCCAGTGCGCTGCGCGTGCGTGTTGTGAGTAGGGGCCTGGCGACTGCTGTTCCCGAGGCGTCgacttctgcttcttccaccGTACCGCCTCCGACTTACGATGATGCTGTTCCTGCTGCGAAGACGACGAATGGACGCACGGGTCTCTCAGCTAGACGTCGTCGAGCCGCTGCGCTCTCTGGTTTGGATTTGAAGGGGGAGGATATCCTTACTGTGAAAAAATGGAACAGGGCACTTCCGAGGCATGTTATACCCGCGTACGACCTGGCGCTCGGTGTGTTGGAGGAGGACAGCCGGAAGCTCAAGGCGGAGGTGTTGGTGAAGAGGAAGGCTATTGAGGGGAAGCTCCAGGCGCTGGAGAAGCTGTTGGCGAAGGgtgagggcgagggcgaggtgGAGAGCTTGAAGAGAGAGCTTGAGGCGCTGTTGGAAAAGGCGGATGTGGTCGAGGTGCAGAGCGAGGTGAACTTGCCGCAGGTTAGGTGGGCTGTGAAAAATGCGTTGGGTGAGTTGGTTctgtttttttaaaaaaatttaTGTGTTGTTAATACTTGGTGTTTTAGCGGATATGAACAAGCTTTCGCATCGGCATTTGATTGAGCAAAAGTGGAGGAAGGATGGTGACCTTGACTTGCTGGTgcgtattttttttcttttcgtaATACTTGGTttacttacttttttttgttggtggTAGATGGAACGTCTATACCAGATGAATGTCATTCCGGATGTTCTACCTATTCTTGAGCCAACAGTGGACCTGCACCTCGTAGCCAAGGCGCGTCCGACAGAGTATCTCAAGATTGGCAAGTTGCAAACGACCGTTGTCCCTGGAGAATTCATCAGGCCAAAGCAGGTCAGTCCCTCTTTCGCGGAATCCAATCTACATAGCTATTCAATTCCCGTTCTATTAAAAAAATGAGGCTGGGAGGAGACAATACTGATGTTGACTGATATGATATGTATCTTAGACCCTTGTCCCGCCCAAGCTATATGCGACTGTGTTCCACACGGATGTGCGTCTGTATACGATGATTCTCGTTGACCCCGGTACGTGTCAATCTCTGTTTTTTAATTTGATCTGGGTTGTCTGTTCTATTTTTCTCTCTTGCATATGAACGCGTGCACTTGGAGAGGACTATTTATACTTTTGTGAAATGGTGACTATGATTGTGATTTACTGATAATTGGAATGAATGAATAGACGTGCCCAGTCCTGAAACGGCTAGCTATACCACCTATTTGCATTGGATGAAGTAAGTCTTCTCCGACTGTTTGTTTGACAAGGGATGTCTATGTCACTGTGGCTCATTCCTTATCCTTTTCGTGTctgttttggttttttttacTTACTGGACATTAACTTTAGGCCCAACATTCCCCTCTCGGCGACATCTCCTCACCTTATTCCCGATCTGAACGACCATACGGCGTATGTCCCGCCTCACCCACAGCGCGGTAGCCCATACCACCGATACGTCTGCCTTTTGTTGCCCCAGCCAGCACTTGCGCCGGAGGGCTATACGCGCGTGGGTAGCGTGCTCGCGGCGCGCCAGGGCAATGAGCAGCCGACCTCGCAGAGGCTCGATATCCCTGTTGTGCcggaggaagaaagaagggGGTTCGATGTTCGGGCGTTTATGGAAAAGTGGGGCTTCGAGGGCAGGAGGGGTGGTGGTGCGCATATGTTTAGAGAGGTTTGGGATGAGGATGTGTCGGCTATCTATAAGGATGTTCTCAGTGAGTTGTTGAATTTTTCTGTTCGTCGCGCGCGTTTGACTgttttctctccttcttttctcttcctttcttttcgctTTAGAACAACCTGAACCTCATTATGGCCAGCCACCGAAGAGAGATCCTTATGCGCAGATCAAACAGCAGAAAAAGTATCATTTGTAGGGATTCCCCACTCCCCACCCCGCATCTATTAAACTTTGGGGTGCAAATCGCTCACGCTAATATACACACACCTTTCTATTATAAACGCCAATTGGTATTAAGGAGCGAACGGACTatcctttttcttgttcgtCTTGAactttgttctttgacattaGGTTCGCGGTCTCATATGTTGGAATGCATATGGCGACGTTATCAGGTATAATCTGTATAGAAGGGTTCAGCCCCttctctttgttttttttccgACACATCGTGTTGCTTTTCATCACCGCTAGCTTGCTTTGTCGCGTGAGCGATAAGGCTCTTTCTTCCCCCCCTTGTCTCCTGCTCGACTTCGTTTTTTCATCACCGCTCCCTTGCGTTGTCGCGTGAGTGATTATCGATGATTATCTGTCCCTTTTATCTGGCTTCGTTGTATTCATTCGACTTCGCTGTGGGGAGTTAGGGACTAGGAATGGGTCTCGACTCTGCCTCGCGTTGTCGCGTGCCAATTTTTTTGACAAGTAATATCAATTAGCAAGGTAAGCACAGGGTCtccctttttcttcatccccgCTCTTTCCTGCTTTATGATTCGTCGGCGTAACTTTCGTCTTAAAAGCTTCGCTTGAcctcttttctttattttctcACTGTAATCTTATTTTGACGGATTTTCTAAACCTTTGCTTGGATATTTCTCTGTCCCCGTTCAATCAATATTACCCTAAATTCGAGTATTCCGACGAAGATTCTTCTGCTCCGGACGGCACTTGAGCTTCGACGGGAAAGTACCACCTGTCTTTGTAGGTATGTTACGGTGCGCTGTTTTTTTTTAGGAGACCGCTACTTCGTGGTGATTCGTGGTTCGCGGTGCTTTGGAAATGAATACACCCACGCTCGTCTATTCGCTGGAATTTGGCCGGATGGGAAGAGGACgggaacgggaacgggaTGGGGATTTATTCTTTTTGGCCAGGTTTTGTAAGAAAAAAATGGGCTTGGGCATCCgtggttttgttttcttgCATTGTACAGGTTTTCCTAATTTCTCACCTAAAATCGACCGTTTGTCTTAGCCTTTCCCTTCCTTCGCTTTTTGCCTCGTTTTTTATTCCTTCCGGTGTTGTTGCTTTTGCTGTGTGGCTCGTGCTTCTTTACGGTCCGCCTCCGCTGTTTTCtctcttttattttttgtcgCTCATTTTCTCACCCTTGCTGGATTTTGCGTTCTCTCTTCTTTTGCTGTAGAGTTGGGCGCGCGCTccgattgtgattgtgattctAATTCGTGATCTGATGTGGATGGATGGTCTTGACTCTTTTTACATTCAGTGAAGTAACAAAAATGATTGATCCAATCTGTGATCTTTTTTTGGTCCCTTTTCGAATTTACTTACTTGTATCAATCATCAACGGGACTGGAACGAAAAGGGAACCGCCGAGCGGTGCTATGTTGGCTAATCCTGCCGATCCCTTCGCGGTTTGTCAATGACTCAAGTGTGTCTTGCGCTTCGCTCCCAAAGAGATATACTTAGGCCTCTGGGTTGGTGCTTGAGCAGTGAATACCCAGCGGATGGGGTCTGCCTCGAGGCAAATAATCACCCGCACCCGTGTGGTTTTGCGTTTCTTGCGTTTGATTGAGCGGAGGGGTGATGGGTTTCGTCATAGATGGATGATGGGTAGCCGGGTGAATGGGGAAAACAAAAACTTTTGCATATGATTTGTATCCGAGAATCGGTGCTGGAGATGGGGGTTGTCGGTGGGGTGGGGAATGGTAAAAAAGTTACATTTATTTAATTGACGTTCTGATGAGTGGGTCTCTGCGGTTGAAGCGTCGGTCTCTTTTGTGAGCTTGGGTATTTGGGTGGGGGCTTTTGAAAGGCTCATCAGACATCGATGCCTTACTTGGTTATTACTAACTTGCTTAGGGCGAGGTTCTCTGAGACGTGTATTGAGATGTGAAGATAGGTGTTGCCCCCTGCATATTTGGTGGGGTGGGGTTGGGTGGACTTTACTTAGGGGGTTGGAGAGGAACATATTTGGCCGGGGGTTTTGAGCGAGCGTTTGGGTTGTCTATTGTAGGAGTTTTGAGATGGGGCATGGGGCGCTGTATCCGTACGCTGGGGACATTAAAGCTGAATGCGACTTGCCTTCTACCCCGAAACTGATTTCATTCATTTGTTCATAGATATGATAACGGTTACTTGTAAAGTATCAAGTGAAACCAAGCATCTTTaaggtttgcaatgcgcgaAGTAGGCAAGTAACTAAAGTATGTACACCGGCACTCTGCGTTTACTCCCtgtatttttttcctttttgttttctgAAGCGGTTTTGCGTTTCAAACCGTCTCTTTTGAATTCATTGACAGTGTGCCAGACAGTATTGAGGAACTCCTCGGAGAATGGGATAGAGTTTGCTCGCGCGTCGTATATTTGGGCGGGCGAGTGACCCTGGCCCCCTTGGCTCGTGTTTAGGCGTGGGTAGACGAGTGCTTTATCAAGCGGTTAAAGAAGGCGGCTGGGGATGTGGCGTAGGGCTGGGGACTTTTTGTGGTTAAAAAAGGGCGACATGTCGGAACGGCTCCAGGGGCCCCTGTGCGCCTATCTCGTTTGACCTGACGGGCTTGACAGCAAGCGCATATACATACATCATACCTAGCTGTGTTATACATAGTTCGCGTCACCTTCGCGCGGGGTTCGAATGCTTACGGTGATAAGTTGCGTTCCACGCCTGTCGATGCGTTGGACAACCGTGCGGCATTTTTGGTGAGTGATATCAGTGCAGCTTGTGACTTCAAACTGCTCTTTTGAGTTTCGCTGAACGAATGCTTTGATCATGATGTTCACCTTTTAATTTGACCATCGACGTGTCGACTCGGTGATGAGTTTGTGAGTTTGCCTGTTTAGCGCGAGGTGATGTATCAAGGTATCATTGAGATGCCTGCGGTTCTTTTGCATTAACCAGTCGGTGTTATACCTGGGTACGCGCAAAGGTTTACGCAAGTCATGCAATTTCAATATAGTCGTACGTAGTTCGGTTTCCTATATGCGATGTAAATGGGTAAATATTTTATCCAAGAAATGCGTTTCGTTACAGATGGAATGTGAAAGGAATTTAACTTATGGAGGCATTTGTGAAGTGCTCCTCTGTTCCCATGTTCCGTCGGTCATGTAGGACCACGTTTTTCAGGGATCTTGGCCTTGCGGGTATACGCGAGCATATGTTTTGCTACGTTATATCCATAGCGGTCCGTCTCGGTGATAAACATGCTAGGTGAACTTTCGGGCAGTGTTGAAGATCCGTTCAGCTGATTGCTGCTGATTGCGAATGTTGACGAAGGAAGTCACGGTAGATATTCTTGCTAGAGTGGAAAATCGTAAAAGAACATTGTGTTAAAAATGCAGTGGTGTCCATTGGCAGGAGAAAGCGGTTCTCTTCCGTTTATCCTTGTGATCTCGGTGCCGAGCCATCGCTTTTAGCAGTAAAAGTAACGAACCAAGGCGACAAATGGGCTTTCTTATTTTTGGATTGAACCCCCGAGCGTCACGGGTATGGGCTTGGTTGTGCAGTTGGCCCGTTGACGGTTGCTGGCGGGTGCCATGTGTGAAGATGAGGGTGAGAGTCGCGCGGCGTAATTTTCCCTCGGTCGCAGTGCCTCGCAGTGCGCGTGTGGACCGTGAGTTTAGCGGTCGATGTCGCTGCCATGAACAACTCTTTCAATTTTGCTGGCGCCGCAGCCGCCACCAGGATCTGTGATGTTCATTGACCAGTGATGGTGAGAATATCATGTTGGTGAATGCGATATGTTTTTCACAGAGGAAGCAATGTAACTGAGTTTTTCTTGCTAATCGTACCTCTGGGCCGCAGAAACTTCGGTGCTGTTTATAGGAAAAAAGTAGAGGTCGAGATGTAAGGATAGGGGTTTGGATTTATGTTGAGGACCATGGAGTCTATAGAGCAGTCGGTCACTGGGAGAGTTGTGAACTGTGATGAACCGGGTTACTGAAGAGATTGTATGAATTTGGAAAAGGTCACTGCGTTGGAAAAAGTGGAATGAATCCGTTCTCGTTTGATTCCGTAGTAGCATGGAATCGTTCCATGCACCAAAATTCAAACCACCATCAGATTGAAAGTTCATTTTTGGATCCGGGGCTGCTCTATGTTGAAAGTATGTTGGAGCAGTGTGCTGGCACATGCAGGTGGAGGTATTAAAGGGCATCCGGACTTAATGCCCTTTGTTGCCGCATTTTGCTCTCGAGACgcatgatgatgatcatcTCACCGGCAATATGATGGCGGGCAATAATATCCACCTCGATATAGCATTGACCCCTAATCGATGCGAGTGTCGAGCCTTGTTGCATTATATCCGACTGATAGACCGTGATAAAATACATACGTTAAATCCCGTGCCGTATAACAGAGCCAAGATAGCGATGTCAAGAGTTTTGTGTAATATTCAGATGGACAGTTTCAGTCAGGTATGAAACATAAATTTATTTGAATGGATAGAATGCGCAGGTTTATTGGAAAGTTGGTCATGATGATTTGTATTTGGTGGGTCGGATTTCCTCTACCTAAGAAAGGTGCTCAAAATTAAAAACTTTGAGGTTTTCATAAATAGATAGTTTTGAAGGATAAAGTATTGTGACGAGCTCACCGAAAACACTGAATACCATGGCCAGTCTTTTGGTACGGGTTCACCTGACTGGTTCCCCTGGAGCTTGCAGATAGAGCCTGCCGGCTCAAATGCGGGGAAAGTAGCTTCGATTGCGGTAGAGGCTGGGGTTCGTTTAAGAACGGCTTCTGTCCTCACTTTCGGATCGGAATGTCACAAAATAACATAGGCACCTTTCAGCGGATGCGGCAGCGACAAATCGCCACAATATAGGCTTGAGCTTGTAACAAGATATGGAAAGATACACGGATAATTCCCGCTTCCTTATACAAGGACACTTGAAATGGCCCGGCGCAGAGCTTCAGTGCCTGTCTTGTAGCTGATCGAATGGGTTCTTTTCATTGACCGATGCTATCTCGAGTATACGCCTATGATTTGACTTTGTGGGCGGATAATTTGCGGAGGTAGGAGTTGAAGCTTTTAAGAAAAACTGATTCGCAAAAGCAATGATCATAAATTCTGAGGGAAAAAAGTAAATTTGCCAGTGAGAGAATCTTGTGCGGCTTTTTTGAGTATGCATGGGGTATGATTGCTTACGATTGATCGTCTGGCCTTGCTACAACATGTATTGCGACCTTTCTCGCTCTTTCCATGCCCAACATTTCCAACCAAATAGCCATTAAAGGAACTTAAACTTACACACACATGCGCGCGC
Coding sequences:
- a CDS encoding 54S ribosomal protein L35, mitochondrial; amino-acid sequence: MFALRCRSGVASALRVRVVSRGLATAVPEASTSASSTVPPPTYDDAVPAAKTTNGRTGLSARRRRAAALSGLDLKGEDILTVKKWNRALPRHVIPAYDLALGVLEEDSRKLKAEVLVKRKAIEGKLQALEKLLAKGEGEGEVESLKRELEALLEKADVVEVQSEVNLPQVRWAVKNALADMNKLSHRHLIEQKWRKDGDLDLLMERLYQMNVIPDVLPILEPTVDLHLVAKARPTEYLKIGKLQTTVVPGEFIRPKQTLVPPKLYATVFHTDVRLYTMILVDPDVPSPETASYTTYLHWMKPNIPLSATSPHLIPDLNDHTAYVPPHPQRGSPYHRYVCLLLPQPALAPEGYTRVGSVLAARQGNEQPTSQRLDIPVVPEEERRGFDVRAFMEKWGFEGRRGGGAHMFREVWDEDVSAIYKDVLKQPEPHYGQPPKRDPYAQIKQQKKYHL